Genomic segment of Esox lucius isolate fEsoLuc1 chromosome 15, fEsoLuc1.pri, whole genome shotgun sequence:
TGTACATTACCATTGGATGTATGTCACTCCATAATATTGTGTGGGTTTTTATTTTGGCTTGCCTTTCCAGAGTAATATTTAGTAGATTTTCCATGTTTTTTGTTAGGTTTCATTTGCAAGTCAACTTTCTGTGCAAATTCCCATGGATGCCTTGCAGAAACCAAATTTTTCATACAcacctgtttgtgttttgtcatcAGCAATTCCTCTGCTGGTTTCCCTTTGTTTTAGTGACAATATTCTTGCGCCCGTTTTAAGGGAACTTCAATGGAGCATTCCCATAGCATTCCCATATCAAATTGGCAGAGTAGAGTGGTCAAGGGCATTTCGTTAAGGAAGCAAACGGTTGCTGGTTCTATTCCCTCAGCTGGCGAGGTGGCAAGTCTTCCATTTTGTCTGATTAAGGCAGTTGACCCTCATTACTACCGATGATGAAAATAAGCATGTGTTCTTTGTCATACTCACCTAGTAAAATAACggtacaaaatacatttaaaaatagccCACTGTATAATGGGAGCTTGCAGTATGCTATGACATTCATTAATGGGAAGGTTATAGTGATTAAAGGGAAATTGAATaccataaaaaagaaaatggtatGGCAACTACTCGGTAGACTAAATAATTATGTTGCTCTTGGTATATTTCTGTATTCAATCTGGTCAATCAATTGTAAGAcaatacacaaaacaacaacaatataaacaaatacacactacataggagtaaacaaacattaaatgacACTGAACACATCTAGACAGATATATCAGGCTAACTGCGTGAGGACGTGGCTAGAGACTCACTGTTTTAGTATTTCTCGTAGTGTGGATGCAGTCAGGCTACCAGAAATATGCATCCAATTGGCGACATCATCAGGCATTCAGCCCACAAGTCTCTAGTAAACGTGGCTGGAGTTTTATGAAAATGGTTAGCTATCATAGCTAGCTTGTCAACAACAGAAGTTAGTAACACTTTGAAAGAAAAGATGTGCATGAAAAACAGCAATTTTACAACTACGAGTAGTGCATTCCCCCTCTTTTTACTGCAGTTATATAAACAGTTCAGAGTTTCATGCAccacagatttatttttctaatttacAGTGTGATGGTCATTTTGTAACCGGTATGACTGAATGATGCACTCTTCCATCAGTGTCCTCTGGTCTTTTCCAGACGCCAACCGATGCTCATCTCAGCCGTGTGCTGAAAACTCCACCTGCATCCAGACTGACCAGGGAGGATTCCTCTGCTTCTGTCCTCCTGGTTACACAGGAGACAGCTGCCAGCTGAGAAAGGGACCGTGTCAAGCGAACGGGTTGGAAAATATCATATGATTTCCACAGTCTTTGTCGAAGCCATTCATTCAATTTTAACCTTTGTTTTCAGTCTTTCTCCATACCAGATTATGGGGTATTATATTGATTAGTAGATCATCCTTCCTGCCCCTTAAATTGACACAGGATATTCTCTGTATGCCAGGCAGTCAGCACCAGCTTCACTGAGTCACACCAAAAGATTGCTATTTGTTAAGCAGACCTGTTATTGACTACGAAAGCACCCCCACATGAAATTCAGTGCAGCTCTGTCTAAGGGCCCTTTCAACTTTACTCAACAAgcaatcattttcattttattttatccttCTTGCTAAAATGAGTTTTGTACGGTCATTCAAATCTTTCTTGAGGGGGTATTATTGGAGGAGCTCAGTAATAATGGAGCATAATTAATCTTTTAAAGGAGTGAGAGCAATCAGTTGATGTCATCATTGTTTTTGATTCAGCGATTCACTGTATACAACAGCATTGTGATTAAAAAGGCCTCTGTGGCAGATGTGACCGATGTGTTAGAAGAAAAAAAGCTAGAAGGCTCTTCTGTGTCCATAAGCTTTGGACCTGAGAGAGAAATCCAACTGAACCGCGTTGTGTTTCAGCTCTCCCTGCCAAAATGGAGGCACATGTGACGACGCCAGCGGTTTGGCGGCCTACCCCTCCTGCGCCTGTCCTCTTGGATATGCTGGAGACTTCTGCGAGATCGACACGGACAGCTGCGACCCGGACCCCTGCGCCAATGGAGGGCAATGCCGCGACCACGGCCCGACGTTTACCTGCGCCTGCCCTGCTGGCTTCACCGGCCTCACCTGCAACAGCACCGACGGGGAAACCCTCTCGCCCTGCAGCGGCAGCCCGTGTGGACATGGTGGCACCTGCGTGGCGGGGAACCGGACGGACGCCATCGGTCCGTACCGCTGCCTTTGTCCGCCGGCGTTCACCTTCACCGGGCGGGGTTGCACGCCTAACCAGCAGCTGCGCAGACCCAGCGCCAAACTGAAGCCGGCCAAGCTCTCCGACCGGCGACCTTCCCCACAGCACTACGGCCTTCCTCCCCGCTCCTTCCACAAACTCCTGAGAGCCGCCGAGGGGGACCTTCCCAAGGTCACCCTGAAGGAGGCGATTCACGCGCCCCCCGCCGACAGCCTAGTCACTCGCAGTCAGATCATCTGTTTCGGGATGCTGGGCCTGCTGACCTGCCTGGTGATCCTGGGAACCACGGGTATTATTTTCTTCAACCGCTGCGAGGCGTGGCTGGCCAACGCCAAGTACAGCCAGCTGGTTCGTCTGCAGAGAGAACACCTGCTGGGGGCCGgcggcgagggggggggggcactcgGTCAACGTCATCCTCCCCGAGAAGATCAAGCTCACCAGCTTTGGAAAACGCTACACGTCCATCTGACACGACGGGAGGTTTTGaattgacatctgcggatggtGGGAAGGACGTTTCGGTGGTGCAAGGACACCGACTAAATGGATAAAAGAAGTAACAGATTTATGGCAAGAAACCCGAAGTTCCCTCTGGGGAAAAGGGTGGTTCCGCTAATGTGTTCCACGGAATGTAGAACTGTTTGGAAGGAGGGCTGAGGACACAGTGTTTGGGAGGCTTTGACTAGACAGGAATGAGAAGGATATCCCGGTTCAATTTCAGGACATCCACAAGTTGTCATTTtatctatttaaaatgtaatttatcttGTACTGTAAACAAGAGAAGCGAACATTGGAAAAAGCAACACTCACAGCGAAGTAAACCCATTTGTTATCTAATCATAATTAGTCGTGTAGTTAATGttatctgaaataaaaaataccaaaaCAGAATTTTATCTGAAGT
This window contains:
- the LOC105015994 gene encoding LOW QUALITY PROTEIN: protein delta homolog 1 (The sequence of the model RefSeq protein was modified relative to this genomic sequence to represent the inferred CDS: deleted 1 base in 1 codon); the protein is MIHASTFQLCQPVLTSRRTGRAEQIKAVLQACIYFGHCKEKLVLLDSYWFCRRRRMLNIRMSPTTFVFVLVVNVGVTKALECSAGCNPENGYCEKPGECRCRPGWRGVACGQCVLYPGCLHGTCEKAWQCICEEGWTGSLCDQDANRCSSQPCAENSTCIQTDQGGFLCFCPPGYTGDSCQLRKGPCQANGSPCQNGGTCDDASGLAAYPSCACPLGYAGDFCEIDTDSCDPDPCANGGQCRDHGPTFTCACPAGFTGLTCNSTDGETLSPCSGSPCGHGGTCVAGNRTDAIGPYRCLCPPAFTFTGRGCTPNQQLRRPSAKLKPAKLSDRRPSPQHYGLPPRSFHKLLRAAEGDLPKVTLKEAIHAPPADSLVTRSQIICFGMLGLLTCLVILGTTGIIFFNRCEAWLANAKYSQLVRLQREHLLGPAARGGGHSVNVILPEKIKLTSFGKRYTSI